In the Microplitis mediator isolate UGA2020A chromosome 5, iyMicMedi2.1, whole genome shotgun sequence genome, ggtgtacatAAGTTGCGACCAACTGGATGACAAGTTATCGACAACTTTCAGTTTCTGTAACTTGTCTACAAGTTGACTACAAGTTTCCCAGCAACTTGGCgtcaatctactgccgcaattTGTTGTCAATTTTCTGAGAAACTTGTAGGCAACAGGTTGTGGCAGCAGATTGTTGACaagttgcggccaacttggctcTCAGGGATATAATTTaccctgtaaaaaattttcggagtaaacgcggattaaatctaGAATTAATGTGGAGCggatgactatttatttaaaccgcttggagtaaaattaactccgaaggggaatttattttaatatcagagtgaattcgaatttaattaaaatctgtAATCTCCGCAAATTGACTccatattttttacagtgtttaTGTAaatgtcatttaaattatatgttattcattattaataattttaggtgacaatttatcatatattaaaactatttCAATCACCGCCGGAAGcacaaaatggaaaaaaaaatttagtatctGAATTTTATGAGGAAATTGTATTCCAAGACCCAACACAATTAATGCAACATCTACTGAGTTCAACAAGACCAATGACTCTCGGTGCATGGAAACATGAAACAGattgtgattattatttatttattaattcattcagttgtagaataaatttaatgaacttatttatttatttttacagtcgAAGCAAAAAAACAAACGACATTAAAAGCCATTGCGGAGGCACGCAATAAAATTCGTCAAGAAGTGATTGAGTATAAAGAAAAACTGACGTTAGCTAAAGAAACAATAGCGCAATTCAAAGAAGAAATAGCTGCTGTGTCAAAAGTAAATCCTCTGTCAGGAGCTCATTAAAcgactgataaaataaataatttttatacatatttatattattaagtaCCTAAGCAATTAAATAgttcattatatatattaaagaaaaaataataacaatataattttaaatattttcgtcATCTTACTCCTCCCTCTCAATTTAGTGCTAATAATACATTCAAGATTTAAGTTTAAACTGCGAATACGAAACACTGGCGTTATTTGACCtatattttgaacttttaaaatttatctcatatttttaaatattctgaaaattattttactgtaaTATTTCCTTGCGTCATAATTATCTAGCGATTGATGTTGACACgagcacaaaaaaataataaaataaattcattaagaaaaaaatctattcgtcattggattaaaaacatataatatatatatatatatataagtcaGTTGTCAACAATCTGTACAATCAAACACGTGGCTTGATAgttgatagaataaaaaaaaaaaaatcatccatCAGATCAGGATAATATGACGgagcgaataaaaaaaaataaaccgtgagtaatttttttatttgttgataaattaacaatttaaaatcgttaattatttattttgcttGCCTACTCCGGTTTATATTTTAGTATGTAGGTTGTATTGAGTGTAATATTATGCAATCATCATATGATGTCAGTTTCATTGAagtttttattggaaaaagtGAAACGTCATTGGcgggaataaaatatttatttgaatttcatttaaaaatttaattctgtaataattttttgtagactTGGCGCTGAATTTGTTATGGGAGCAGCGTCTGCAGTGGGTGCAGGTATTTTTACAAATCCAAttgatgtaattaaaataagacTCCAGTTACAAGGAGAGCTGGAAGCACGAGGATCCTACAAGAAGCTGTACAAGAATACATTTCATGCTGGATATATGATAGCCAAGCATGAAGGAATCACGGGACTGCAGTCGGGAATCGGTTCAGCTCTTGCATTTCAAGTTGTCCTCAATGGGATCAGATTgggatcatataaaatttcacgtaCATACGGAATTACTGTTGATGCGGATGGACAGACGAATATTATAAGCACGGCATTAGTTAGCGGCTTAGCAGGATGTGTTGGTGCTGTTTTAGGAAGTCCATTCTatctggtaaaaaaattttctcattctCATTGATAATTATCTGCTggatattgattttaattggTCGTGTGATGCAGGTGAAAACACAGATGCAAGCTCAGTCAGCTGAAGCAACGATTGCTGTTGGATTTCAACATGGGCATGCTGGGGAATGGTCTGCGTTTCAGTCATTGTGGAGAGAAGCTGGACTTGCTGGACTTTATCGTCGTTGGTACGCAAATATTCCTAGAGTTTTTGTTGGATCTGCTACGCAACTGACGTCATTTAGTTTAGTTGGAGACTGGTTAGGAACTTTCAATGTAAGTTTATCATGTGCGTCTTCATGCAATTTATAGAGATATGAATCATGATGAtcagcaatttttttcttttttttcgttagATTTTTCATGGACATCCTTTGATGTTAACGTTTTGCTCAGCGGTTATTGGTGGTAGCTGTGTTGCATTGACAATGCAACCGTTTGATGTAGTCGCAACAAGACTTTATAATCAAGGTATTATTTTAtgactttaataaaatttttaagggcATTCGCAGACAATAGCCGATACTTTTTGgaaatattcaatgaccttGAAGTGTCATAAtggtattgaaattttaaaattgtgctttttttaagatcttgaagttaacagacagagcaatttttggatttttttttgaacaagtaaattacaaaaaaaaaaaatcaaaatatgcacatgtagaaaatttaagaaactctaagtgcaatttttttgaatattttttttttatgatttgtcatttttaaaaaatctaaaaattattagacgtcagctaactagtatcatctttttttaattaatcctAAGATGCACGAAGACAACactaaagtaattaatttattaattcttattatttacgcggtaaatttaaatatttgaaaaataaattattagaaattggagaaaaattaaaattcgtatgtcaaaataaaatggcggcagaatatgatagaaaaatatttaaaatattaaaaaaaaacacttgagtgtttgaacaaaccttggcgaggaaataatatgcagaagggtgtcctaatacacttggagatttgaattaaattgttccaagtgtattgcagctaaaaaacgtcacttaactgctatttcccatcagacgatgccagatgaatttgatcaggaacttggaagttgtcagcatcagcatcagcaacactttacactagcacTGAACACTCAACACTTCACACTAGCACTAAACACTCAACATTTAACTACACCACAGATACtttgcacaatttaaattaataaaagataaattttacaatcacTGCACAATTTTACACGACGCCACTGCAATACTGTTTCAATTCAAACGTAAAGAAGGATCTGGACTACTGCTGCCATTgtcgatgatactgactgccgCTATCGAACCGTCAGTTGATACAAAGCAATCGATTTTGCGATTCTCCCGCCCCCACTtcagcaaaaatttgaacgtcGATCACAGCGACGCGCAGTAGccttggcgcgaaatttcaaaatcgaaatttaataattttattaaaatttgttttgatgCATTCGGAAATGCTCTAGCTCTAGTTAGAAAAAGTGGGGGACATTGTTTGAGAATGtccttaatttaaattatttatgtgatatatattgtaataattatatatttatgaccACAGGCTCAGACTCCAAAGGTAGAGGAATATTATACGAAAATTTCTTTGATGCAGTGGTTAAAATAAGCAAAACTGAAGGATTATATGGATTGTATAAAGGAACATTTCCTACTTGGATGAGGATAGCACCACACACTGTGTTGTGTTTATGTTTTTATGAACATCTAGAAAGactttatgataaatttagttattagttaatatttaaaaatttattattaagtttATATTTACGATTTAGAAActatagttttattaaatataatttaggGATTTAGTTGaacaacatttaaaaatagaaggctgaaattatttagcaattaattaaaaacaattaaagatcAATAATGtcatacttttaatttaataaaaaaaatatatttgtaaatcatcatagtgattttattatttgagttGTTCTAGTGACCGAGTGCATAGATAACACTTATAGTCACCGTAAATCACGTGTTTGATCAACAGTTTGGTGCATAAACTTTATCTTTgacatctgataaaatttacttcacaattttaaatttattaaataaattattttaaatataatagttCATTATAatctgattattatttaaaatttcttaatttataattttataatgagcaaatataaataatagcattttttaaaataaatttaaaatgtctgagaacacaattaaaaaaaataaaccgtaagtattttattaatatttaaatattttgatgacTAGATTAAATTaggaaacttaattttttataaagatgatttttatttacctacatcgcgaatatatatatatatagtcatatgattgtaattattattatataaataaacatatgaaGCGCAATCGCGATATCAATTGCATGCATTTGGCGGGAATAATATGTCAGGATTCAAATGATAGTTTTTGTACCCAagcggcacaaaaaaaaattgttgactgtatgttaaatttaaaacgacAATTTGTTATCATGAATTTAAGTTAACCAATTGTTAActtaaattcaacaaaaactcaacaatttttttttgtgccgctTGGGTATTAGAATTGGAGCCGAGTTTGGAATAGGAGGACTAGCTGCTGTGGGTGCGGGAATATTTACAAATCCAATCGACGTTATCAAAGTGAGACTCCAAATGCAAGGAGAACTGTTACGTCGTGGAACATACAACGTACtctataaaaatacttttcatgCCGCCTATGTGATTGCCCAACATGAAGGAATCACCGCGTTGCAATCTGGGATAAGATCAGCTTTAGCATTTCAATTTGTCCTCAACGGAACTAAGTTAGGAGTCTTCAAGTCCGCACGTTCCCGCGGTATTACTGTCAATGAAGATGGACAGACAAATATACCAAGAACGATTTTTATAACTGGAGCAGCTGGATGCTTTGGATCCGTTTTAGCGAGTCCTTTTTACATGGTAATGAAAATCTTggctttttaattttctttctttagattattttaaataagttggtttatttagataaaaaccCAAATGCAGTCACAGTCAGCTGAAAAGTCAATAGCAACAGGCTTCCAGCATGGCCATACAAGTGAGTGGGCGGCTTTTAAAAGTCTTTGGAAATCAGATGGAATCGGTGGACTGTATCGTCAATGTTTCGCAAATACCCCAAGGATATTTTGTAGTGCTGCGATACAACTGACGACTCTCAGTATTGTTGATGACTGGTTGAAGCCTATTAAAGTAATTTCAACTACAGTCGAACTCCATTAATTCGGAGTTAGTCTATGGAGTGGAAATTTATCGGAATTTCCAGTTAACCGATGCCCTTTCTcctttaaaaagtaaaatgtaACGCATGTGCTCTTACATTTACATGTATGATGTATAGATAAATTAGGCAGATACATACAAATGTATAACATCCGGTGGAAGACAGCGTAGCTCGTAGTAAGGGTCAAGATTGAGTtccgagttaatggagttcgattgtattaaattttttatattgaaatgaaatagTAACAGACGATTATCAATTGtagatttttaatgaaaattcattACTGTTAACATTTTGCTCAGCTTTAGTCGGCGGAACCTGCGTCGCATTATTTATGCAACCTTTTGACGCTGTTTCGATACGAATATACAATCAAGGTAaacaatttaaagttttttccttaactaaataatatttttatttacaaaaaaaaatttgataattactATAGGCACAGATTCAAGTGGAAAAGGCCTCTTGTATCGTAACTACTTCGAtgcatattataaaatatttaaaatagaagGTCTACTTGGTTTGTACAAAGGAGTCTTTCCCACGTGGTTGAGGATCGGGCCTCATACAGTTTTGTGCTTTTGTTTTTATGAACAATTAGAAAGTATTTATAATCGggtggtaaaataaaaataaaaaaatgatacttgaTATAAAATCGTCAtggttaaaaaatagtaaaattattttttgattatgaATTTAATGTAGACCGTCGACGGAATCCTTTACTCATTTGTGCCACAATGTCTGGTGTATTGACACCGCGTGTTTCAGgtaaataaaatctgtaaaaaatataagtataaatattttgaatataaattttgagtaaataaaataacatactTGACAAAAACAGCGACgataataatacaaaatatgaatattaaataagtTGGCGGTCCCAATGCATCTACTACTGTTGGAAACAGTAATCCAACGATAAAATTACCACCCCAATTACAGACACTGCCGATCGCCATTGCAGTTGGACGAGGCGATACGTCAAATAATTCTGACCCAATAAAATACGGGATCGGTCCCATTCCAAGCCCATATGTAAGTACGTATACTTGGACGGATACTATACATACCCAAGGCATAACGGCTgattttttctgtaattataatatttattattatttttgattgattttaagGGTAAAGTggccccactttttaaaaatacgtaATGACCTTGAAAAGTTATGACAGTAttgaaatttgattaattaatttcaaaaaattaaagcattaatcgAAGAACGGGCATcgcagttacaatttcgctgaggtatagatttaaaaaaaaattacttacagtttttatcaattaggagtagaataaaatttattgaataaattttggtctacaaaatttgaaaatttgaattataaaattgacataaagattttactgaaatttatttaccaaatttcgttcaactcctaattaaaatcaactgtaaatatttttttttaatttatatctcAGCGAAATTATAACGGCGTAGTccatttttcaattgattatcaaaattttaatacggtcaTTACAATTGagtcatataaaattt is a window encoding:
- the LOC130667441 gene encoding YEATS domain-containing protein 4, with product MFKVMAVATTNEFGPDSGGRVKGVTIVKPLVYGNVARFFGKKREEDGHTHQWTVYVKPYNNEDMSTYVKKVHFKLHESYNNQNRIVTKPPYEVTETGWGEFEIVIKIYFHDPNERPVTIYHILKLFQSPPEAQNGKKNLVSEFYEEIVFQDPTQLMQHLLSSTRPMTLGAWKHETDFEAKKQTTLKAIAEARNKIRQEVIEYKEKLTLAKETIAQFKEEIAAVSKVNPLSGAH
- the LOC130667440 gene encoding solute carrier family 25 member 35-like, with amino-acid sequence MTERIKKNKPLGAEFVMGAASAVGAGIFTNPIDVIKIRLQLQGELEARGSYKKLYKNTFHAGYMIAKHEGITGLQSGIGSALAFQVVLNGIRLGSYKISRTYGITVDADGQTNIISTALVSGLAGCVGAVLGSPFYLVKTQMQAQSAEATIAVGFQHGHAGEWSAFQSLWREAGLAGLYRRWYANIPRVFVGSATQLTSFSLVGDWLGTFNIFHGHPLMLTFCSAVIGGSCVALTMQPFDVVATRLYNQGSDSKGRGILYENFFDAVVKISKTEGLYGLYKGTFPTWMRIAPHTVLCLCFYEHLERLYDKFSY
- the LOC130667439 gene encoding solute carrier family 25 member 35-like — protein: MSENTIKKNKPIGAEFGIGGLAAVGAGIFTNPIDVIKVRLQMQGELLRRGTYNVLYKNTFHAAYVIAQHEGITALQSGIRSALAFQFVLNGTKLGVFKSARSRGITVNEDGQTNIPRTIFITGAAGCFGSVLASPFYMIKTQMQSQSAEKSIATGFQHGHTSEWAAFKSLWKSDGIGGLYRQCFANTPRIFCSAAIQLTTLSIVDDWLKPIKIFNENSLLLTFCSALVGGTCVALFMQPFDAVSIRIYNQGTDSSGKGLLYRNYFDAYYKIFKIEGLLGLYKGVFPTWLRIGPHTVLCFCFYEQLESIYNRVVK